The following coding sequences lie in one Candidatus Rokuibacteriota bacterium genomic window:
- a CDS encoding cytochrome c3 family protein: protein MSRVFVALAVCAALLAPAAAGGAGIVDTVHNLSATGAGAVKAPGVGEVCIFCHTPHRAGQTVALWNRDLPARTYNLYGSSTLEATLNQPTGASRLCLSCHDGTTALGNLRVAPATGPATLGPLTGRASLGTDLSDDHPASFLFDTALALKQGQLVDPTGLPKAVPLDSTRQLQCTSCHDPHENRYRKFLRVDDRFAALCTACHRQRNWVGSAHATSVATWNGSGTNPWPSSPYTTVADNGCESCHRPHAAPRPPRLLSDPQEPAVCLVCHSGSVAATRLDPEFLKPSAHPITATSWTHEPHEDPAAMARHVACTDCHNPHQAITTPGSAPAVPGRLRGVRGLNLAGASVTEVQQEYEVCLKCHGVRDQTTPGVVRSDNTRNIRLKISPSNPSYHPVATNGKNDAVGGLEAGWSAGSLLYCTDCHNNDEWTPAGTRPRGSHGSRYTPILEREYQVNDPSSESYQAYAMCYKCHNRSVLIEDRARTFLHKKHVVDTQASCAVCHDAHGSRQSIRLINFMLRDRTGKTVVSPSQGQKRLEYISTGPGRGTCYLLCHGKNHEPKTYPD, encoded by the coding sequence ATGAGTAGGGTTTTCGTCGCCCTCGCGGTGTGCGCGGCGCTGCTGGCCCCTGCGGCCGCCGGGGGGGCCGGCATCGTGGACACCGTCCACAACCTCTCCGCGACCGGCGCGGGCGCCGTGAAGGCCCCGGGTGTGGGGGAAGTCTGCATCTTCTGCCACACCCCTCACAGGGCCGGCCAGACCGTCGCGCTGTGGAATCGTGACCTCCCGGCTAGGACGTACAATCTGTACGGCAGCTCGACCCTGGAGGCCACGCTAAACCAGCCCACCGGAGCCTCCCGCCTCTGTCTCTCGTGCCACGACGGGACGACAGCGCTTGGCAACCTGCGCGTGGCGCCCGCCACGGGACCGGCGACCCTCGGCCCCCTCACGGGACGCGCCTCGCTCGGGACCGACCTCTCCGACGACCATCCCGCGTCCTTCCTGTTCGACACGGCCCTGGCCCTCAAGCAGGGGCAGCTCGTGGACCCCACAGGGCTCCCGAAGGCGGTGCCGCTGGACAGCACGCGGCAGCTCCAGTGCACGAGCTGCCATGACCCTCACGAGAACCGATATCGGAAGTTCCTCCGTGTGGACGACCGGTTCGCGGCGCTCTGCACGGCGTGCCACCGGCAGCGGAACTGGGTGGGGTCGGCGCATGCGACCTCGGTGGCGACCTGGAATGGGAGCGGCACGAACCCCTGGCCGAGCTCGCCCTACACGACGGTGGCCGACAACGGGTGCGAGAGCTGCCACCGGCCCCATGCTGCGCCGCGCCCCCCCCGGCTCCTGAGCGACCCCCAGGAGCCGGCCGTCTGCCTCGTCTGCCACAGCGGGAGCGTGGCGGCGACGAGGCTGGACCCGGAGTTCCTCAAGCCGAGCGCCCACCCGATCACCGCGACGAGCTGGACGCATGAGCCGCACGAGGATCCTGCCGCCATGGCCCGTCACGTGGCCTGCACCGACTGCCACAACCCGCACCAGGCGATCACGACGCCGGGCAGCGCGCCCGCCGTCCCGGGGCGGCTCCGGGGCGTCCGGGGGCTGAACCTCGCGGGGGCCAGCGTCACCGAGGTCCAGCAGGAGTACGAGGTATGCTTGAAGTGCCACGGCGTGCGCGATCAGACGACGCCCGGCGTCGTCCGGAGCGACAACACGCGGAACATCCGGCTGAAGATCAGCCCGAGCAATCCCTCGTACCACCCAGTGGCGACCAACGGCAAGAACGACGCCGTCGGGGGGTTGGAGGCCGGCTGGTCGGCGGGGAGCCTCCTCTACTGCACCGACTGCCACAACAACGACGAGTGGACGCCCGCCGGGACGCGGCCCCGCGGCTCGCATGGCTCGCGCTACACGCCGATCCTCGAGCGCGAGTACCAGGTGAATGATCCATCGTCGGAGTCGTACCAGGCCTATGCGATGTGCTACAAGTGCCACAATCGTAGCGTCCTGATCGAGGATCGCGCTCGGACGTTCCTCCACAAGAAGCACGTCGTCGACACGCAAGCGTCGTGCGCCGTCTGCCACGACGCCCACGGCTCGCGCCAGAGCATCCGGCTGATCAACTTCATGCTGCGCGACCGGACCGGGAAGACGGTCGTGAGCCCCTCACAGGGCCAGAAACGCCTCGAGTACATCTCGACCGGGCCCGGCCGCGGCACGTGCTATCTCCTCTGCCACGGCAAGAACCACGAGCCGAAGACATACCCCGACTGA